The bacterium genome contains the following window.
CGGAGCTGGGTCAAGAAGTCGAAGGATGCACAGCGATTGTTCTAATAGATGGACTGACCTCAAATATTGCCTTTTTCCTTTGTGAGCTTTTCAATCGGCTGGGTCAGACGGTTCATTATTTTGGAGGCGGGGCTGGGTCATTAAGTTTGAAACAGGCACCTTGCCTTTTTACCAGAGGAGGGTTTGTTCAGGATGCCGCGGTGATTACCTTTGTCCAACTAAAAAGCAATCTGGGGGTTCGGCATGGTTGGGAAAAAGTAATGACTCCCTTTGTCGCCACCAAAACCAATAAAAATGTTATCTCTGAATTGAACTGGAAAAATGCCCTTCAGGCCTATCGGGAAGTAGTCGAGGCTGATTCAGGCAAGAAGTTATCTGAGAAAGATTTCTACTCCCTGAGTATGTCATATCCATTTGGGATGTTCAAGGAGAATGCTGAGGATATTGTCCGTGACCCGATTGCCACAAATGAAAAAGGAGAGTTAATCTGTGTTGGTGAAGTCCCACAAAATAGTGTTTTGAGTATTTTGAGAGGAAACAAGGCATCTTTGATTCAAGCCGCTGGTCAGGCGGCAAGTGATTGTCAAAATCTTGTAGGAGAAAAGGTATCTCATTGTTTAGTTGCTGATTGTATCTCAAGGGCACTTTTCTTAGGAGAGGATTTTGAAAAGGAATTGGCATTGGTGAAACAAAAGATTGCCACTATAAATGATAAGTGTATGCCAGAAGGTATGTTGACTCTGGGCGAAATAGCCTCTTATGGAGAAAGATTTCTTGAGTTTTTTAACAAAACTATTGTTGTGGCACTCTTACAGAAATTCTAATTTATTTACACCTTAACTCTTTACGCCCTGGCAAGAAATAGGGTTCTGCAAAATAGGATTTGGGGAATTAGAGATAAAAATTCAAATATCAAATATCAAAATGCAAAATTACAAATCAAATTTCAAAAAGGATTTCAAGAAAAGACTGTATAACTTTACTCTGCGACTTATAGAATTCATCGATAAGTTACCAAAGGATAGTGTTTCTCAAAGAATTGGTGATCAATTATTACGGAGTGGTACAAGCATCATTGGGAATTATATTGAAGGGCAGGCGGCGAGTAGTAAAAAAGATTTTACTAATTTCTTTGATACATCTCTAAAATCAACTAATGAAAGTAAGTTATGGCTTGCATTACTTCGTGATAGTAAACGTGCTAAACCAGAGGAAGTAGCATGGTTTCTCAAAGAGTTGGAGGAATTTGGTAATATCTTTGCTTCAAGTATTTTAACGCTGAAAGGAAAGAGATAATTTTACATTTTGATATGTAATTTTTATATTTGCTTTTTGCATTTTGATTTTTGGAGAATACCCGCTTAA
Protein-coding sequences here:
- a CDS encoding FIST C-terminal domain-containing protein → MYLPETDSIKIVEAIRGFNVHDKEVALIMLGEKNKPDVDQMIASLNEMGIEFLGGVFPGIIYGDKSYEQGAVVSVLPAVKTPYLIKGFNQQKIQLPELGQEVEGCTAIVLIDGLTSNIAFFLCELFNRLGQTVHYFGGGAGSLSLKQAPCLFTRGGFVQDAAVITFVQLKSNLGVRHGWEKVMTPFVATKTNKNVISELNWKNALQAYREVVEADSGKKLSEKDFYSLSMSYPFGMFKENAEDIVRDPIATNEKGELICVGEVPQNSVLSILRGNKASLIQAAGQAASDCQNLVGEKVSHCLVADCISRALFLGEDFEKELALVKQKIATINDKCMPEGMLTLGEIASYGERFLEFFNKTIVVALLQKF
- a CDS encoding four helix bundle protein, giving the protein MQNYKSNFKKDFKKRLYNFTLRLIEFIDKLPKDSVSQRIGDQLLRSGTSIIGNYIEGQAASSKKDFTNFFDTSLKSTNESKLWLALLRDSKRAKPEEVAWFLKELEEFGNIFASSILTLKGKR